The following is a genomic window from Raphanus sativus cultivar WK10039 unplaced genomic scaffold, ASM80110v3 Scaffold2782, whole genome shotgun sequence.
GTTCTTTCCAAATATTCTCGTTGAGTTTCATCAGAATGATGGAGACTGAGAGTTTGCAGTATCCCTTGActtgttcatcatcatcattaccTCCTCCACAATATCAACATTCAGAATTGTAAATAGGAAGCTTCATCAACCTGGTTACTTATTACGGTATAGGATACAAAGGTGTTCTCTGTCATCTTGATTCCCACTATTCAAACACTAGGTCTTCAAAACGGTATGGCTTCGATTTGACGGTTATGGGTTAGTCTTCAAGGAAGCAACACCAATAATCAAGGAGATCCTAATATCTTGCCCCTTTCGAGCGACCTTTCTCACATCTTCCCTCTAGTCATGAACTAGCAGATTTGGGCTTTGTGTAAAAAGGGTATGGCTTTGGGCCTGTGGCACATATCATTGACAAATTCATGTTTGTTTTTGTCTTATGAACTTACTTTTGCTACTTGATTTTCTAGAGAATGTTGTTtcattattttcctttttgtttaaaACACTTAAAATTCTTCGAGAATACCGAACAAAACCCATGCATGTATATCTATGTATATATGGATGTTTAAACTTAATATATTTACTAGGGACAATTTTGCAAACAAGAAGGCATGAGGAAGAGAAAAAACCCTAACCAGACTAAaagtctctcttttttttgttctcatAAATTTTCACTTTAATTTGGTCGGAATGATGGCGAATGAGAGTTGTATCTCGCCATTGTCATCATCTTTATCAAAACCAGTAAAATCCAAATCCCGTCGGTTATTTCGCCATATGATACCGAGTTCATCGAAATTTTGGTGATGTAATGAAATACTCCGGTGCTTAACGAGCGCTGCCTGGAACCAACGATACTTGGTCGGGAGGCGCAATCCTTTAAAGAAGATGGAATGATGCCCTTGAATAGAATATTCTTATACATTGGTAAAATGCTAAATCTTAATCCGATAGAGAAATATAACAAAATCATGTTTATCTTTTAAggaaatataacatatattccAATTTCATCTTTCCTATATATATCTATcaactttataatatatattatttcaaattcgACAATACTTCAAACAAGAAGCGAGGTACAAGAGGAGGAAAAAAACCCTAATCAGACTAAAagaatcttcttctttcttaaaTTTCACGTTAGTTTGGTCGGAATGATGGCTACTGATAATTCCCAGTATAATTCGTCATTATCATCATCTTTACGGAAACCACAAAATCCATATCCCGTCGATTACATTGGAAGCTTTATCACACTGGTCTCTAAATACGGTTTACGATACCAAGGCTTTGTCTATAATTTCAATCACGATGGCAAGACCCTATGTCTTATAAACGGTACGATCTGAAACCTCTGTTTGAGATTTATGTAACCTGATATACAGTTTTCGTTTAGTTTACAGAGAATATTTCGataaagtaattgttttttATGTTGTTTGATGTTTGTGCAGTGGTATGTTACGGCACGGAGGGCAGGAACCATATCGGGTATCATATTCCACCTTCTTATGAACTTTATAGTTACATTGTTTTCACCACAACTCAAATAAAGGCAAGTATGTGTGTTAATTTATGTGTACCAATTGATCATTCATTCTAATTTGATGCTTTCTTGGCTAAACTCGttcctcttttttttgtgtCACTAATTTTTTTGCAGAGTGTAATAGTTGATTCTCCTGCGAGCTTAGCAAGAGGACTAAGTAGTAAGATTTATCGTCCCCCAAAACCATCACTCCCATACGTATACTCGTCATACAATCAAGACGGTGCTAAGATACGCCAAAAAGTTCCATTATTAATTTCCAATGAAAAGATCAGCAAAACGGAAGCTATTACAGATACTTATGATACTTCCTCAATTAAGGGACTAGTCAATGATGGATTACAAATTGCTTGTAGAAATCTTGCTTTACAGAAATATCCCTGTTTAAATCACTATGATCCTTGGTTTAACCATGTTTACCAATCTATGCCATGTCCTGCCCTTTATCAAGATCCTACATATGCTGCACCGTCATCGATTGC
Proteins encoded in this region:
- the LOC130505988 gene encoding uncharacterized protein LOC130505988, which encodes MLFDVCAVVCYGTEGRNHIGYHIPPSYELYSYIVFTTTQIKSVIVDSPASLARGLSSKIYRPPKPSLPYVYSSYNQDGAKIRQKVPLLISNEKISKTEAITDTYDTSSIKGLVNDGLQIACRNLALQKYPCLNHYDPWFNHVYQSMPCPALYQDPTYAAPSSIASQSLFTSYPSVPFSLRQGNGGFDFEALPQNFEPYKLWGPEGDNNQEDQTAYTVDGSSYQNETWNYQGNNNQEDPTAYTVDESSYRNETWNYQGNNNQGDQTAKNIDESFDMNSRNPFDPIGRPWNPFGPIERPFSYLPSSHELADLGFV